In Brachypodium distachyon strain Bd21 chromosome 2, Brachypodium_distachyon_v3.0, whole genome shotgun sequence, one genomic interval encodes:
- the LOC100844557 gene encoding probable aquaporin TIP4-3: MAKLALGHLREAAEPGCARAVLAEAVLTFLFVFSGVASAMAAGKLGGGADTIMGLTAVASAHAMAVAVMVSAGLHVSGGHINPAVTLGLAAGGHITLFRSALYVPAQLLGSSLACLLLSFLSGSGAGAPPIPVHALAAGVGAAQGLLWEATLTFSLLFAVYATVVDPARTVGNLGPLLVGLVVGANALAGGPFSGASMNPARSFGPALVTGEWAGHWVYWVGPMIGGLLAGLVYDGVFMVRPGHQQLPTDDAEF; encoded by the coding sequence atGGCGAAGCTTGCTCTCGGGCACCTCCGCGAGGCAGCCGAGCccggctgcgcccgcgccgTGCTCGCCGAGGCCGTGCTCACcttcctcttcgtcttctccggcgtcgcctccgccatggccgccgggaagctgggcggcggcgcggacacGATCATGGGCCTGACGGCGGTGGCTTCGGCCCACGCGATGGCGGTGGCCGTGATGGTCTCGGCGGGCCTCCACGTCTCCGGCGGCCACATCAACCCGGCCGTCACGCTGGGcctggcggccggcggccacaTCACGCTCTTCCGCTCCGCCCTCTACGTGCCTGCCCAGCTGCTcggctcctccctcgcctgcctcctcctctccttcctctccggctccggcgccggcgctccaccAATCCCCGTGCACGCGCTGGCCGCCGGCGTGGGCGCCGCGCAGGGGCTGCTGTGGGAGGCCACGCTCACCTTCTCGCTCCTCTTCGCCGTCTACGCCACCGTCGTCGACCCGGCCCGCACCGTGGGGAACCTCGGCCCGCTCCTCGTgggcctcgtcgtcggcgccaacGCGCTGGCTGGTGGGCCGTTCTCTGGCGCGTCCATGAACCCGGCGCGCTCGTTTGGGCCTGCGCTGGTGACGGGAGAGTGGGCTGGGCACTGGGTCTACTGGGTCGGCCCGATGATCGGTGGGCTGCTTGCTGGGCTTGTTTACGACGGGGTGTTCATGGTCCGGCCAGGCCATCAGCAGCTTCCAACAGACGACGCGGAGTTCTGA